The following coding sequences are from one Ramlibacter henchirensis window:
- a CDS encoding DUF3014 domain-containing protein, with protein MVKAEDVRGALMQLLGRDAVLQFLETTDFPRKAVATLDNLGREHAPVSAWPVLPAPGRFLVAASGSSQVIATENAMRYWPFVAFVNSIDAAQAVELYRRMYPVLQQAYRDLGFGDRSLHQRVFQVIDVLLATPDPAQPPKITLTEVKGPIPSAQPWTRYQYDDARLERLTAGQKMLLRMGPDNRKALKLKLEEFRQQLLQASAAPSRQ; from the coding sequence ATGGTGAAAGCGGAAGACGTCCGCGGCGCGCTCATGCAGCTCCTGGGCCGCGACGCGGTGCTGCAGTTCCTGGAGACCACGGACTTTCCGCGCAAGGCCGTCGCCACCCTGGACAACCTGGGCCGCGAGCATGCGCCGGTCTCGGCTTGGCCGGTGCTTCCCGCGCCTGGGCGATTCCTCGTCGCAGCAAGCGGCAGTTCGCAGGTGATCGCCACCGAGAACGCGATGCGCTACTGGCCGTTCGTGGCATTCGTGAATTCCATCGACGCCGCGCAGGCGGTGGAGCTCTACCGCCGCATGTACCCCGTGCTGCAGCAGGCCTACCGCGATCTTGGATTCGGCGACCGTTCGCTGCACCAGCGGGTGTTCCAGGTGATCGATGTCCTCCTGGCCACGCCCGATCCCGCGCAGCCTCCGAAGATCACGCTCACCGAGGTGAAGGGACCCATCCCTTCGGCGCAGCCGTGGACCCGCTACCAGTACGACGACGCCAGGCTGGAGCGGCTCACCGCCGGCCAGAAGATGCTGCTGCGAATGGGACCTGACAACCGCAAGGCGCTCAAGTTGAAGCTGGAGGAGTTCCGCCAGCAGCTCCTGCAGGCTTCGGCCGCTCCTTCGCGGCAATAG